The Parachlamydia acanthamoebae genome has a window encoding:
- a CDS encoding SycD/LcrH family type III secretion system chaperone — MATAADKIIKKELDKLGSEITKEQRKSYEDVLNKIFKDGQSPQQAMGLSDETLEAFYGYAYNLYGSGNYLDAQRIFQFLINLDASRSKYALGLAASMHMQKNYQAAIEAYMLAAFYDQENPVPFFHIADCYIKLDNPYGALLALDDAIRLGFYPRYTLLRSKAILMRKKIRDDLGLPDTPPPIKEYLILQGCDVEGLDIEKLFLPGSEGEEEKFEEAVKKAEGTSQEREKAQMIVQESSESGDVDLEPGRQWDPPKLEL, encoded by the coding sequence ATGGCAACAGCAGCCGATAAGATCATTAAAAAAGAACTAGACAAACTAGGTTCGGAAATCACCAAAGAACAACGAAAATCGTACGAGGATGTGCTTAATAAAATTTTTAAGGATGGGCAATCTCCTCAGCAAGCCATGGGCCTTAGCGATGAGACTTTGGAAGCATTCTATGGCTATGCTTACAACCTTTACGGATCAGGTAATTACTTAGACGCCCAACGCATCTTCCAATTTTTGATCAATCTGGATGCCAGTCGCAGTAAATATGCACTCGGACTTGCAGCGTCGATGCATATGCAAAAAAATTATCAGGCAGCCATTGAAGCCTACATGCTAGCCGCTTTTTATGATCAAGAAAATCCTGTGCCCTTCTTCCATATTGCAGACTGTTACATTAAATTAGACAACCCCTATGGGGCTTTACTCGCTTTGGACGACGCTATCAGACTCGGATTTTATCCTAGATATACCCTGCTTCGTTCAAAAGCCATCTTAATGCGAAAAAAAATCCGAGATGATTTGGGACTACCAGATACTCCACCACCTATCAAAGAGTACTTAATTTTGCAAGGATGTGATGTAGAGGGGTTAGATATTGAGAAGTTATTCCTCCCCGGTAGTGAGGGAGAGGAGGAAAAATTTGAAGAAGCCGTAAAGAAAGCCGAAGGTACATCCCAAGAGAGAGAGAAAGCACAAATGATCGTACAAGAAAGTTCTGAATCAGGAGATGTGGATTTAGAGCCTGGAAGACAATGGGATCCACCTAAACTGGAATTATAA
- the sctE gene encoding type III secretion system translocon subunit SctE translates to MNEFNISSQGQQTNWNVATNETEGAKATVNVNQGAVIQDSLNQAEGTQTAKTYLQLPGAPALETPSGETVPFKQMTMSDATKLMSTTTQTPEEALNNFIKGGLAEAVLSGALSDTEAGQALAQYINPKANPKAGTDPKVQATLKQVVAQANQEAQQLTKQTPDQASAKAALTQQVQDQSNTTFDSAFKAAVKQAVSQMGLPKEQADQLIAKTIFAHEHPEAVTRSPDDLASQIEKQVGEQVKQEMGLPDDWQFTPETSNLDDKLATDYNSAYDAAISGDFSKIQSNPDLVKTLKNMSPQQLAQLKYAHYNPGTASQTGNLRDVNAQLESMILGSLINEYGFPPGWKPAVDNSAQNATIKGAYRAAFAQQVSNYAKSQTPPLTQDQIDQIMEAFDNPEVASPQMKALIGQLQQSAISSIRDAYGLPSDWTAPVGETENAMLDPFSAQVGTNAINLGKEMISQATTLALNLPNVPMKAEILDFMKAISDALTKLQEQIYLIQNQDASKAKELGKAELDKQLNKLAEQKKQMEDQRKSGKPGLGIFNSIMKILGPISTVFSVVIAVLTLGAGAGLIGVAVAAAAIAYTVADQALTASGKQGVMGYAMQALTAAIKAAIPGPPALQMAMDMIIKTVAIVALTALVMTANPMVGMTVGLQAIGQATMQSNVIQNLVKLMGGDEMAQQITAMVLVTVATVVASLAFMVVTFFLQAELIPGQIAETVAQVAKTLVETLTKMASLAEKVSDAILKIARMQLLDIAQIANQLLSNGLDAAHSAIEIRSQLQQAAQVLAKAELEADMQVLNAMIKLLRKIIDNLTAGMPAEAEAISEIGTLKTHIWQSQSQITTNIANAGAA, encoded by the coding sequence ATGAATGAATTTAATATTTCATCACAGGGTCAGCAAACAAATTGGAATGTGGCTACGAATGAAACAGAGGGAGCAAAAGCAACAGTAAATGTTAACCAAGGAGCAGTCATTCAAGACTCGCTTAATCAAGCGGAAGGAACTCAAACGGCTAAAACTTACTTGCAGCTGCCTGGTGCACCTGCACTAGAAACTCCTTCCGGCGAGACTGTCCCATTCAAGCAAATGACCATGAGTGATGCGACAAAACTGATGTCGACCACTACTCAAACTCCAGAGGAAGCGCTTAATAACTTTATTAAGGGAGGCCTTGCTGAGGCTGTTCTCAGCGGAGCTCTTTCTGATACAGAAGCAGGACAAGCGCTTGCTCAATACATTAATCCCAAGGCGAATCCTAAGGCAGGAACCGATCCTAAAGTGCAGGCGACGCTTAAGCAAGTTGTGGCCCAAGCGAATCAAGAAGCACAGCAATTGACCAAGCAAACACCGGACCAAGCCTCAGCCAAGGCGGCTTTAACTCAGCAGGTTCAAGATCAAAGCAATACAACTTTTGACAGTGCTTTTAAGGCTGCTGTAAAGCAAGCCGTATCGCAAATGGGATTGCCCAAAGAACAAGCCGATCAACTGATTGCAAAAACCATCTTTGCCCATGAGCACCCAGAAGCCGTGACACGCTCGCCAGACGACTTGGCAAGTCAGATCGAAAAGCAAGTGGGTGAACAAGTCAAACAAGAAATGGGATTACCTGATGATTGGCAATTTACCCCTGAAACCTCCAATCTGGACGATAAGCTAGCCACCGATTATAACTCTGCCTATGATGCGGCCATCTCGGGGGATTTTTCAAAAATCCAATCCAATCCCGATTTAGTCAAAACTTTAAAAAACATGTCTCCCCAGCAACTCGCTCAGTTGAAGTATGCGCACTACAATCCTGGAACAGCGAGCCAAACAGGAAATTTACGCGATGTCAACGCGCAATTGGAAAGCATGATTTTAGGAAGCTTGATTAATGAATATGGTTTCCCTCCAGGATGGAAGCCTGCGGTAGACAATTCAGCTCAAAATGCGACTATTAAAGGGGCTTATCGGGCTGCTTTTGCACAACAAGTGAGCAATTACGCAAAAAGCCAAACACCTCCATTGACACAAGATCAAATCGATCAAATCATGGAAGCCTTTGACAATCCAGAGGTCGCTTCTCCCCAAATGAAAGCCTTGATTGGACAATTGCAACAATCGGCCATTAGCTCCATTCGAGATGCTTATGGATTGCCTTCTGACTGGACTGCTCCTGTCGGTGAGACAGAAAATGCCATGTTAGATCCGTTTTCTGCCCAAGTGGGGACAAATGCGATCAACTTAGGCAAGGAAATGATTAGCCAAGCGACGACTTTGGCATTAAATCTGCCAAATGTTCCCATGAAAGCTGAAATTTTGGACTTCATGAAAGCGATCAGTGACGCTTTGACTAAGTTACAAGAACAAATTTATCTAATTCAAAACCAGGATGCAAGTAAAGCGAAGGAATTGGGTAAAGCGGAGCTTGATAAGCAATTAAACAAGCTTGCCGAACAGAAAAAACAGATGGAAGACCAAAGAAAATCAGGTAAGCCAGGTCTGGGGATTTTTAATTCCATCATGAAAATTTTAGGCCCTATTTCGACAGTCTTTTCTGTTGTGATTGCTGTTTTGACATTAGGCGCGGGTGCAGGTTTGATCGGTGTAGCTGTAGCTGCCGCTGCTATCGCTTATACAGTTGCTGACCAAGCTTTAACAGCAAGTGGAAAACAAGGGGTCATGGGTTATGCGATGCAAGCTTTGACAGCCGCAATTAAAGCTGCAATTCCAGGGCCGCCAGCATTGCAAATGGCCATGGATATGATCATTAAAACGGTTGCGATTGTCGCGCTGACGGCTTTAGTGATGACAGCCAACCCCATGGTGGGAATGACTGTAGGATTGCAAGCCATTGGTCAAGCGACGATGCAAAGTAATGTCATCCAAAACCTTGTGAAGTTGATGGGTGGCGATGAGATGGCGCAACAAATTACAGCCATGGTGTTAGTCACTGTCGCAACAGTGGTCGCTTCCTTAGCCTTTATGGTTGTCACATTCTTCTTGCAAGCTGAACTGATTCCTGGACAAATCGCAGAAACTGTTGCGCAAGTTGCAAAAACTCTTGTTGAGACCCTGACAAAAATGGCTTCACTAGCAGAAAAAGTCTCTGATGCGATTCTCAAAATTGCTAGAATGCAACTATTGGATATTGCACAAATTGCCAACCAACTTCTGTCTAATGGATTGGATGCCGCGCATAGCGCGATCGAAATTCGATCTCAATTACAACAGGCAGCTCAGGTGTTAGCAAAAGCAGAACTTGAAGCAGATATGCAAGTGTTGAATGCCATGATTAAGCTTTTACGCAAAATTATCGATAACTTAACAGCTGGAATGCCCGCTGAAGCAGAAGCAATATCAGAAATCGGAACTCTTAAAACACATATTTGGCAGAGCCAAAGTCAAATTACGACAAATATAGCAAATGCAGGAGCAGCCTAA
- a CDS encoding SycD/LcrH family type III secretion system chaperone, translating into MKGEQSQIKKATAKVGAELKQEKVKEVKAATENVVKKGLAPKDLMGMSDAMVEGVYGQAYRLYNTGKYKEASHLFRLLIMLNATESKYSMGLAACYHMLKAYESAVQVYAICALLDPENPIPHYHSSDCYIQMGDKVSAMIALKMAQERAGNKPQYATLKDRTALTIKSLQKEIEKINKQIAEENQPIS; encoded by the coding sequence ATGAAAGGTGAACAAAGTCAAATCAAAAAGGCAACTGCGAAAGTGGGAGCTGAATTAAAGCAAGAAAAAGTGAAAGAAGTGAAAGCGGCAACAGAAAATGTTGTAAAGAAAGGGCTTGCTCCGAAAGACCTCATGGGCATGAGTGATGCAATGGTTGAAGGGGTATATGGGCAAGCTTATCGTCTTTACAATACAGGAAAATATAAAGAGGCATCCCATTTATTTCGTCTACTCATCATGCTAAATGCAACCGAATCAAAATATTCGATGGGATTGGCGGCCTGTTATCACATGTTGAAAGCCTATGAGAGTGCCGTGCAAGTCTATGCAATTTGTGCATTATTGGATCCCGAAAATCCCATTCCTCACTACCACTCTTCCGACTGTTATATCCAAATGGGGGATAAAGTGTCAGCGATGATCGCATTGAAAATGGCGCAAGAGAGAGCTGGCAATAAACCTCAGTATGCAACACTGAAAGATCGCACAGCATTGACAATTAAAAGCCTGCAAAAAGAAATTGAGAAAATCAACAAGCAAATTGCTGAAGAAAATCAACCGATTTCATAG